The Camelina sativa cultivar DH55 chromosome 16, Cs, whole genome shotgun sequence sequence TTTCTATCTTCTTTGTTGTATCAAATCAAAtgggtttgtttcttgttttaggTGTTCAGACAGCTATAATGCCATGTATCTCCTTCGCTCAAAACGTCGAGATCGTTAACAGAGGAACCATATGTAAGAAACACCGTAATTTACGTTTAATATAAtcatatcaaatttgtttgtgtaaaataaaatctaaaaaagttGGATTTGGGGAAATGCAGCTTGTATGAACGCAGGTTTGATTCATCTAGCGTTAGGCTTTGTGGGTTGTTGTTGGCTTTATGCGTTCCCAAGCCGGACCACGCTTAGGGAACATTTCGCATTGCCTGAGGAACCATGCCGTGACTTTTGGGTCCATATCTTTTGTACCCCATGCGCTATTTGTCAAGAATCTAGAGAGCTCAAGAACCGCGGCGCTGACCCTTCCATCGGTATTCTTCTAAATCCTTTAACga is a genomic window containing:
- the LOC104750681 gene encoding protein PLANT CADMIUM RESISTANCE 12-like, with the translated sequence MYGNGPVFKAEGTSFRDQPYAEQLPQGLWTTGLCDCHEDAHICVQTAIMPCISFAQNVEIVNRGTISCMNAGLIHLALGFVGCCWLYAFPSRTTLREHFALPEEPCRDFWVHIFCTPCAICQESRELKNRGADPSIGWLSNVEKWSREKVTPPIVVPGMIR